In the genome of Nymphaea colorata isolate Beijing-Zhang1983 chromosome 9, ASM883128v2, whole genome shotgun sequence, one region contains:
- the LOC116261256 gene encoding photosynthetic NDH subunit of lumenal location 3, chloroplastic-like: MGVSSMEAKGSISRIRKCIRHLLTFGDQIDGESWEFVAEDLRLRSTFLFCDFNRFIAASPEDQKQPLTELANKLFHCMEEMDEAVKCRSVELARACYNDATSVLQDILISLIS; this comes from the exons ATGGGCGTGTCAAGCATGGAGGCCAAGGGGAGCATTTCAAGGATAAGGAAATGCATCCGCCATCTTCTTACGTTTGGCGATCAGATTGATGGGGAGTCGTGGGAATTCGTTGCTGAAGATCTCCGCTTGAGGTCAACATTCTTGTTCTGCGACTTCAATCGCTTCATCGCTGCGTCTCCAGAGGATCAGAAGCAGCCGCTGACGGAACTGGCAAACAAGTTGTTCCATTGCATGGAGGAG ATGGACGAAGCGGTCAAGTGCAGGAGTGTGGAGCTGGCTAGAGCCTGCTACAACGATGCGACTAGTGTGTTGCAAGACATCTTGATATCTCTTAtaagctag
- the LOC116261139 gene encoding uncharacterized protein LOC116261139 isoform X1, giving the protein MATNSNMGFHQQGTLVPAPAAFNSHAISFHSGATSSSAAGILSPDSSGGFGDVFCTLRREPSLAMEWSPEEQVVLEEGLIKYADETNIMKYIKIAADLRDKTVRDVAFRCHWMTRKESGKRRKPEDPYAGKKLKDRKEKVVDSSTRTNICPLPNSNLATYPFPVYQMDNNNALSCQVPTVSLHLWSNALSAATTSTVTSTTRHLLDENVQVFNQIAANMEAYKVQDNIDLFCRTRSNIAAILDDMSGTPGIMSRMPPLQVSIDEELASTILPNTTQESLYCNPAIHIKQELMR; this is encoded by the exons ATGGCGACGAATTCTAACATGGGGTTTCACCAGCAGGGGACGCTGGTGCCGGCCCCCGCGGCTTTCAATAGCCACGCCATCTCCTTCCACTCCGGAGCTACCAGTAGTTCTGCCGCCGGCATCCTTTCTCCCGACTCCTCCGGAGGCTTCGGTGACGTTTTCTGCACGCTCAGGCGCGAACCCTCTTTGGCCATGGAGTGGTCCCCTGAAGAACAAGTCGTCCTGGAAGAAGGCCTAatcaa GTATGCAGATGAAACGAATATTATGAAGTACATTAAGATTGCTGCTGACTTACGAGATAAGACTGTCcgggatgttgcttttaggtgTCATTGGATGACA AGGAAGGAAAGTGGAAAGCGGAGGAAACCAGAAGACCCTTATGCTGGAAAGAAGTTAAAAGATAGAAAG GAAAAGGTGGTGGATTCTTCTACTAGGACAAACATATGTCCTCTTCCAAATTCAAACTTGGCTACATATCCCTTTCCAGTGTATCAGATGGACAATAATAATGCTTTATCGTGTCAAG TGCCAACAGTTTCATTGCATTTATGGAGCAATGCTCTTTCTGCAGCAACGACTTCAACAGTTACTAGCACAACAAGACATCTTTTGGACGAAAACGTCCAAGTGTTTAACCAAATTGCTGCCAATATGGAAGCTTACAAG GTGCAGGATAATATTGATCTTTTCTGTCGTACCAGGAGCAATATTGCTGCCATCCTGGATGA CATGAGTGGGACACCAGGGATCATGAGTAGGATGCCCCCACTACAGGTCTCCATCGATGAAGAACTCGCAAGTACCATTCTCCCTAATACCACACAg GAGTCCCTATATTGCAATCCTGCAATTCATATAAAGCAAGAGCTTATGAGGTGA
- the LOC116261139 gene encoding uncharacterized protein LOC116261139 isoform X2: MATNSNMGFHQQGTLVPAPAAFNSHAISFHSGATSSSAAGILSPDSSGGFGDVFCTLRREPSLAMEWSPEEQVVLEEGLIKYADETNIMKYIKIAADLRDKTVRDVAFRCHWMTRKESGKRRKPEDPYAGKKLKDRKEKVVDSSTRTNICPLPNSNLATYPFPVYQMDNNNALSCQATTSTVTSTTRHLLDENVQVFNQIAANMEAYKVQDNIDLFCRTRSNIAAILDDMSGTPGIMSRMPPLQVSIDEELASTILPNTTQESLYCNPAIHIKQELMR; encoded by the exons ATGGCGACGAATTCTAACATGGGGTTTCACCAGCAGGGGACGCTGGTGCCGGCCCCCGCGGCTTTCAATAGCCACGCCATCTCCTTCCACTCCGGAGCTACCAGTAGTTCTGCCGCCGGCATCCTTTCTCCCGACTCCTCCGGAGGCTTCGGTGACGTTTTCTGCACGCTCAGGCGCGAACCCTCTTTGGCCATGGAGTGGTCCCCTGAAGAACAAGTCGTCCTGGAAGAAGGCCTAatcaa GTATGCAGATGAAACGAATATTATGAAGTACATTAAGATTGCTGCTGACTTACGAGATAAGACTGTCcgggatgttgcttttaggtgTCATTGGATGACA AGGAAGGAAAGTGGAAAGCGGAGGAAACCAGAAGACCCTTATGCTGGAAAGAAGTTAAAAGATAGAAAG GAAAAGGTGGTGGATTCTTCTACTAGGACAAACATATGTCCTCTTCCAAATTCAAACTTGGCTACATATCCCTTTCCAGTGTATCAGATGGACAATAATAATGCTTTATCGTGTCAAG CAACGACTTCAACAGTTACTAGCACAACAAGACATCTTTTGGACGAAAACGTCCAAGTGTTTAACCAAATTGCTGCCAATATGGAAGCTTACAAG GTGCAGGATAATATTGATCTTTTCTGTCGTACCAGGAGCAATATTGCTGCCATCCTGGATGA CATGAGTGGGACACCAGGGATCATGAGTAGGATGCCCCCACTACAGGTCTCCATCGATGAAGAACTCGCAAGTACCATTCTCCCTAATACCACACAg GAGTCCCTATATTGCAATCCTGCAATTCATATAAAGCAAGAGCTTATGAGGTGA
- the LOC116259774 gene encoding nascent polypeptide-associated complex subunit beta-like codes for MNREKLMKMAGAVRTGGKGSVRRKKKAVHKTTTTDDKRLQNTLKRIGVNTIPAIEEVNIFKDDIVIQFLNPKVQASIAANTWVVSGSPQTKKLQDLLPGIINQLGPDNLDNLRRLAEQFQKQESGAAKPEDDDDEVPELVAGQTFEAAANDGAAP; via the exons ATGAACAGGGAAAAGTTAATGAAGATGGCTGGTGCTGTGCGCACTGGTGGAAAGGGAAGTGTGAGAAG AAAGAAGAAGGCAGTTCACAAAACCACAACAACCGATGATAAAAGGCTTCAAAACACTTTGAAAAGAATTGGAGTAAATACAATCCCAGCTATTGAGGAGGTCAACATATTTAAGGATGACATTGTGATTCAGTTTCTAAATCCAAAAG TACAAGCCTCCATTGCAGCTAATACTTGGGTGGTTAGTGGGTCTCCTCAAACAAAaa AGCTGCAAGATCTTCTACCTGGGATCATCAATCAACTGG GGCCTGACAATTTGGACAATTTGAGGAGGCTTGCAGAGCAGTTCCAGAAGCAAGAGTCAGGTGCTGCAAAAcctgaggatgatgatgatgaggttCCAGAGCTTGTTGCTGGACAGACCTTTGAGGCTGCTGCTAATGATGGTGCAGCCCCATAG